A window of Actinomadura viridis genomic DNA:
CTGGCCGAAGGACGTGCCCGCCACTGCCACCTGGGGCGACGCCCCGCCCGGCTGGAAGGTAGTCGACAGCCGCCGTACGCCGGAGGGCGACTGGGTCGCCTGGCGCCGCCCGCCGCAGGCGGACTCCCGGCACGCGGTGACCAGCGGCCGTCCGCGCTCGCCAAGTCCCGGTTAGGCGCGAGCTGCCAGGCGAGCGCCGTAGGCCGGGACTAGTAAACAGAGCCCCAGATCTCCAGGACGCCGTCCGAGGAGCGCCACATCCGCTTCCACCCGCCCTGCGGGCTCGGCCGCCACCCGGCGAGGATCTGCGACTCCTGGCCGCGCCAGCGGGTGAACAGCATCGGCTGGCCGTACGACTCGACCGGCAGTGCGGTGGAGCTGTGGTCGAAGTCGCGGATCCGCCCGTGCCAGACGGGGTCCCCCCACATCGAACGGGTGTAGAAGGTCAGCGTCTGCGCGAGGCGCCGGTCCGCCCACAGCACCGGCAGGTCGCGGTCGTGGTCGCGCAGGTGGACCCGCAGCTCGTTCCAGGCGGTGTCGCGCGGCAGCACCGGGACGGCGCGCACGACCGCCACCGCGTAGGTCGCGGCGAGGATCGCGGCGAGGGCCGGGGCGGCCACCGTCCGGAGGCGGAACCGTGCCGCGAACCCCTCGGGGATCCGCCTGGAGAGCAGGATCAGCGAGCCGAGGCCGCCCGCCAGCAGGGCCGGGAGGACGGCGAACCAGTACCGCAGCAGCCAGGCGCGCAGCGAGATGTCGTTCGGGTCGATCACGCCCGCGAGCAGCGTCAGCGGCACGCCGAGGGTGAGGAACCACACCAGCGCCAGCGCCAGGCGCCGGTCGCGGGTCACGGCCCAGCCGGCGACGGTGAGCACCAGGGCCCCGACGAAGATCAGGCCCAGCGGGTGCCAGTCGCCCATCGCCCGGACGAACGACCGGAGCGCCAGCAGCCGGGTCACGTGGTCGCGGGACTGGCCGCCGTGGCTCGCGGCGGACATCAGCCCGGCCAGCGGGTCGCCCCAGACCACGGCGTTGTGGACGAGGTTGGCGGCCAGGATCGCGGCCATCGGCGCGCCGACGGTGACGTTGCGCCGCCACGGGATCCTCAGGAGGGCCAGGTACGCGGGGATGGCCAGGAACAGGAACGCCAGGAACTCCCGGACCAGGTACGCCGAGCCGAAGCAGACGCCCGCCACCAGCAGCAGCCGGGTCTGGGCCCGGCCCGTCCGCCGGCCCGCCGTCACCAGCGCGGCCATCCCGATCGCGAACAGCCCCGCGCCGGGCATGTCGGGGAGCATCACCCCGGCCGACCAGGTGACCTCGACCCCGTAGGGGTTGGTCAGGGTGAAGAACGGGTGGACGATCAGCAGCAGCGCCGCCGCCACCCCGGCCAGGTCGCCGAACAGCGACCGCACGGCCAGGTAGCAGCCCACGAAGAACAGGGCGCCGCCCAGCGCCGCGACGGCGAAGTAGGCCGCCTGGCCGGGGCCGAGCAGCTCCTGGGCGAGCCGGGCGGGCAGCAGCAGCCCGAGCCGGGTGACCTGGTGCGGGACCTCGTTGAACGGCCACTGGTCGAGGGGGATGTCCGGCCAGTCGCGGGCGCCGAGCCACACGTAGTACGGGTCGAAGTACAGCGGCGGCGGGTCGATCACCCATTGCGCCAGGACGCCGCACGCGGCCACCAGCGCCGACAGCCACGCCACCCGCGCCCGGGGCCGTGCGAGGCGGGCCCTGAGCCGTCCGGCCGCCCCCTTCGGCCCCCCGCGGCCCGTGGTGTTCCGGCCGGCCGGCTCGCGCACCGTGGTCTGACCCATGCCTGTACTCGACCTCTACATTGGAACGGTGGTGTCGTGGTCTGCGCATCGCAGAGTATCGCCGGAGGTTCGGCGGGACGATCCGGCCCGCGTGGCCGGCGCCGTGCCCCCAAAGGTTCGAGAGAGCCGGAAAGGCCCTCTAGGCTTGGAGTGGGACTGGATCGAGGAGGGCACGTGAGCGAGGGTGGCGGCGAGGCGACGCGGTCCTTTCCACCGCTGCCCGAGCGCCTGCCGGTCGACGTCTTCGACAGCCACTGCCACCTGGACATGGCCGAGACGCCGGTGACCGAGGCGCTGGCCGCGGCGCGCGCCGCGGGGGTCGCCCGCATCGTCACGATCGGCTGCGACCTGGCGTCCTCGCGCTGGAGCATGGACGCGGCGGGGGAGTACCAGGACGTCTTCGCGGGCGTGGCGATCCACCCCAACGAGACCACCGGCGTCACCGACGCGGTGCTCGACGACATCGCGCGGATGGCCGCGCACCCCAAGGTCCGCGCCATCGGCGAGACCGGCCTGGACTACTACCGCGACTGGGCCCCCAAGGAGGACCAGCACCGTTCGTTCCGCGCCCACATCGACATCGCCAAGCGGACGGGCAGGGCCCTGGTCATCCACGACCGGGAGGCGCACGAGGACGTGCTGCGCATCCTCCTGGAGGAGGGCGCGCCGGAGCGGGTGGTCTTCCACTGCTTCTCCGGGGACGCCGAGATGGCCAAGGTGTGCGCCGACCGCGGCTACGTCATGAGCTACGCGGGCAACGTCACGTTCAAGAACGCCGAGCCCCTCCGGGAGGCCCTGCGCGTGACACCGCTCGACCTGCTGCTGGTGGAGACCGACGCGCCGTTCCTCACCCCGGTCCCGCACCGGGGCAAGCCCAACGCCTCGTACCTGATCCCGCACACGGTCCGCTTCATGGCCGGGGTCAAGGACGTCGACCTGGCCGAGCTGTGCACGGCCATCGCCGCCAACGGCGAGCGCGTCTTCGGCCCCTGGTAGCACCTCTGGCGGCACCCATGGCAGCACCTGCCGTGCCCTGACCGGTCTTTCTCCGGCGGCCCGGAGGGACCCGAGCGAATAGCGTCCCGAATAGGGCGACATCGGCGTTCCGGTGGCGGAAGGGGCTTTTGGCCTCTAGGGTCTGGCCGTTGCCCAGGGCAGCCCCCGAAGCCCTGTCCGCTTGGAGGAACAAGGTGCGCCGTCCCCCCATGCGCTCTTCGTTGTGCCTGCCGCTGGCGGCGGCCCTGGCCGTCGCGGGCTGCGGCGGCGAGGCGCCGCCGAAGACCGCCCCGGTGGCGGACGCGCCGAAGACCAGCGCGCCGCCGCGGGCGATCGCGATCGTGATCGACGGGAAGAAGACCCAGGTCATGAGCGCGGGCGCCACCGTCGAGCAGGTGCTGACCGAGGCCAAGATCGGGCTCGGCCCCTACGACCTGGTCGCGCCGCCGCGGCAGTCGCCGCCCGGCTCGAGGATCAAGGTCGTGCGGCTGCTGTCCAAGCCGGTCACCAGGCGGGTGGCGATCCCGGCGGCCACGGTCGAGAAGAAGAGCTCCGCGCTCCCGGCGTGGAGCGAGAAGGTGACGCGCAAGGGCAGGCCCGGCGTCAAGGTGGTGCAGATCGCCTACGTGAAGCGCCGGGGCAAGAAGGTCAAGGCCGTCATCGCCCAGAAGATCACGCGCAAGCCGGTGGCGACGATCAAGGCGGTCGGGCCCAAGCCGAGTTCGGCGGGCGCCGCCGCCGCCCGGCTCAACTGGGCCGGCCTGGCCAAGTGCGAGTCGGGGGGCAACCCCAAGGCGGTCAACCCCGCCGGGTACTACGGGCTCTACCAGTTCTCGATGCAGACCTGGGGCTCGGTCGGCGGCCGGGGAAAGCCGTCGGACGCCAGCCCGGCCGAGCAGACCTACCGCGCGCAACTCCTCTACAACAAGGTGAACGGACGCTGGCAGGGGCAGTGGCCCAACTGCGGCAGGTTCCTCTGAGCCGCCGCCTCTGAGCCGCCGCCTCTGAGCCGCCGCCTCTGAGTCGCCGCGTCTGAGCCGCCACTGAGCCGCCTCGCAGCGGCCCGGCGGGGGCGACCCCGGCGACCTGCCACACTTGACCCGTGGGGGACCTACAGGCACTTCTCGGACCGGCGGACGTACGCGAGCTGGCGGCGCGGCTGGGCATCCGGCCCACCAAGACGCTCGGCCAGAACTTCGTCATCGACGCCAACACCGTCCGCCGGATCGTGCGCACCGCCGATCCGGCACCCGGTGACGTGGTCATCGAGGTCGGGCCGGGGCTGGGCTCGCTCACCCTGGCGCTGCTGCCCGAGGTCCGGCGGGTGGTCGCGGTGGAGATCGACCCGGTACTGGCGCGGGCGCTGCCCGGCACGGTCGCGGAGCGGGCGCCGGACCTCGCCGGACGGCTGGAGGTCGTCCAGGCGGACGCGCTGCGGATCTCGGGCGTCCCGGGGCCGGAGCCGACCGCCCTGGTCGCCAACCTCCCCTACAACGTCGCCGTCCCGGTGGTGCTGCACCTGCTCGCCACCCTGCCGTCGCTGCGCCGCGCGCTGGTGATGGTGCAGGCCGAGGTCGCCGACCGGATGGTCGCCGCGCCCGGCGGCAAGATCTACGGCGTGCCGTCGGTGAAGCTGGCGTGGTACGGAACGGCGCGACGCGCCGGGCCGGTGGGCCGCGCGGTCTTCTGGCCCGCTCCCAACGTGGATTCGGGGCTGGTCGCCTTCACCCGGGGCGAGCCGCCGCCCACGCGGGCCTCCCGGCGGGAGGTGTTCGCCGTGGTGGACGCGGCGTTCGCGCAGCGGCGCAAGACCCTGCGCGCCGCCCTGGCGGGCTGGGCGGGCTCGGCCGCGGCGGCGGAGACGGCCCTGCGCGCGGCCGAGGTTGATCCACAAGCCCGGGGAGAAGCTCTGGACATCGCCGCCTTCGCCCGGATCGCCCAGTATCGTCCTGGGGGCGTGCTGGAGCGGAACGAGGCGGAGGATCATGGTGAAGGGGCGTTCGCGGACGGCGCGGGCAACGATGCCCGTGGCGGCGCTGGCGGTGCTGGCGCTGACGGCCGGCTGCACTGACGGCGCGGGCGCGACACCGACGATCACGACCACCGCCCGCGCGGGCGTGGCCCCGGTCCCGCCCGGCCAGGGCGCCTACTTCGGCGCCTGGGTGCCGCCGTCGGGCGCCGAGCCCGCGCCGCGGGCCACCGGCTCCGCCTCGCCCACGAGGTCCGCGTCGCCCTCGGGGGCGGCCTCGGCCCGTTCGGTGCCCGAGCAGGTGCGCGACTTCGAACGCGACCTCGGCCGCCGGCTGGACATCGTCCAGAACTACCGCGGCTGGAAGTCCGCCTTCCCGAGCCGCGAGGACTCCGCGCTGCTCGGCGGGGACAACCGCTACCTCCTGCTGACCTGGGCGGGCGCCGACACCAAGGAGATCGTCGCGGGTGAGCACGACGCGCTGATCCGGGAGCGCGCCCGCGCGATCCGGGCCACCGGCAAGCCGATCTTCCTGCGCTGGCAGCGCGACATGGACAAGGAGGGGCTGCGCGACCGCGTCCACGGCCCGGCGGAGTTCATCGCGGCCTGGAAGCACATCCGGCAGATCTTCCAGCGGGAGAAGGTCGACAACGTCGCCTGGGTCTGGTGCCCCACCGCGGGGGGCTTCGGCAGCCGCAACGCGCCCTCCTACTACCCCGGCGACGACCAGGTGGACTGGATCTGCGTGGACGCCCAGCCCGGCGGCGACCACGACTACCGCGACCTGTCGGAGACCCTCAAGCTGTTCCTGGAGTGGGCCGACGACCGGCCCAAGCCGATCATGGTCGCCGAGTTCGGGGTGCCGCGGTCCTACGGGGCGCGGCGGGCCGAGTGGCTGCGCAAGGCCGCCGAGACGCTGCAGAACCCCCAGGTCAAGGCGGTCGTCTACTTCAACTCCGACGAGCAGGCCGAGGAGCCGCGCGACGAGCGGCGCCGGTACTCGGTCACCGATGACAAGCGGGCGGTCTCGGCATTGCGAGAACTTGCCACCACCCCCTACTTCAACCCGCAGAACCTGCCGGTGACCAGCGGCGGCTGAGCCCCGCCCGGGCCGGGCCGGGGGAGCGGGGCGGGCGGGGGCCCGCCGGGCACTGGGAGGAAAGACCGGATTCCTCTACGCTTCCCTGACGTGACCGCAGTGACCGTACGCGCGCCCGCCAAGGTCAATCTCCAGCTCGCCGTGGGACCCCTCCGCGGTGACGGGTATCACGACCTCGTCAACGTCTTCCACGCCGTCTCCCTCGTCGACGAGGTGACGGCCGCCCCCGCCGGACGGCTGGAGGTGACCGTCGAGGCCGCCCCGTCCGCGCGGGTGGCGATCGAGGGCGTTCCGGTGGACGGCGACAACCTCGCCGCCCGCGCGGCCCGGCTGGTGGCCGCGCGGCTCGGGGTGGAGCCGCAGGTCTCGCTGCGCATCCGCAAGGCGATCCCGGTCGCGGGCGGCATGGCCGGCGGCAGCGCCGACGCCGCGGCCGCGCTGGTCGCCTGCGCGCGGCTGTGGGACGACCGCGACGATCCCCTGCTCGGCCGCGACGACCTGCTGGAGATCGGCGCCGCGCTGGGCAGCGACGTGCCGTTCGCGGTGCTGGGCGGCACGGCCGTCGGCCTGGGACGCGGCGAGCGGCTGACCCCGGCGCTCACCCGCGGCACCTTCCACTGGGTCTTCGCGACCGCCGACGGCGGCCTGTCCACCCCGGCCGTGTACGCCGAATGCGACCGGCTCCGCGAGGAGCACGGCGAGCCGGCCGCCATGCCGGAGGTCTCCCAGGCGCTCATGACGGCCCTGGCCACCGGGGACGTCAAGGGGCTCGGCGCCGCCCTCACCAACGACCTTCAGCCCGCGGCGCTGCGGCTGCGGCCCTCGCTGGACCGTACGCTCGCCGCCGGGCGCGACGCCGGCGCGATCGGTGCGCTGGTCTCCGGGTCCGGCCCCACGTGCGCCTTCCTGGCCGAGTCGGAGGGCCACGCGGCCGACCTGGCGGCGGCGCTGGAAGGGGCGGGAGTGGCCCGGTCGGTCGTCCGCGCGCAGGGACCTTACCCGGGAGCCACCATCATCTGACCGAACCGCGGGGGGTTCTCTGGCGTCGGACTCCCAAAGACCCCCCTCCCATCGGCAGGTCCACCCATGGCATCATCGCTCGGCTTCCTGGTCGGTCTGCTCCTGATCGTCGTGCCCCTCATCGTCATCGTCGCGGCGGTGATCGTCCTGGTCGTCAACGGAAGCCGGCGCGCCGCCCGGCCGCCGTACCCGGGCGGGCCCGGGCCGTACGGCCACACCCCGTACCCAGGGGGCCACGGCCCCGCGCCCGGCAGCGGGCACCCGCATGGCGGGCACGTCCCGGGCACCGACTACTCCGGGGGTTACGACCCCTACCAGGGCGGCCACCACACCCCGAGCCCCGGATACGACCCAGGCCCCTCCTACGGGGGATCGTCCGGCCACGACTCCGGCGGCTCGTCCAGCGGCTCGTCCGGCCACGACAGCGGCGGCTCGTCCAGCGGGGGCGGCTCCGACAGTTCCAGCTCCAGCTTCTGAGATCCGGGGACGGCGACCATGGAATTTCTGATTCCCTTCACGATCATCCTCATGGCGGTGCTTCTCGCCGTGGTGGTCTCCACGAGCGAGCGCCGCAAGCGGCGGCGCGGGCGGCGCGGGCGGCGAGGCGGCGCCTACGGCGGCGGGGCCGGCGGAGGCGGCGGATTCTTCGGCGGCGACGGTGACAGCGGCTCGCACGGCGGCTGCGGCGGAGGCTCCTCCTGCGGCGGTGGCGGGGGCGGCGGCTGTGGCGGGGGCGGCGGTGGCGGGGGCTGAGGCCCCGTCCGGGCGCCCGCGCCCGCCGCGCCCGCGGGCGCGTCCCGTGCCCCGGGGGCATTAGCCTTGAAGGCGTCGTGAATCTGATCAATGTTGAGAACGTCACCAAGGCGTACGGGCCCAAGCCGCTGCTGGACGCGGTCTCACTCGGCCTGGACGAGGGCGACCGCGTCGGCGTCGTCGGCCGCAACGGCGGCGGCAAGAGCACGCTGGTGGAGATCCTCGCCCGCGCCGCCGAGCCCGACGAGGGCCGCGTCACCCACGCCCGGGGGCTGCGGCTCGGCTACCTGACCCAGCGGGACGCCTTCACCGACGGCGCCACCGTGCGCGACGTCGTCCTGGGCGACCGGCCCGAGCACGAGTGGGCGGGCGACCTGCGCGTCCGCGAGATCCTGGGCGGCCTGCTGGACTTTCTCGACCGCCCGGCCGGCCCCGGCGGCCCGCCCCGGCCCGCCCTGGACACGCCGCTGGCCGGGATGTCGGGCGGGGAGCGGCGCCGGGTGGCGCTGGCCCGGCTGCTGGTGCCCGAGACCGACCTGGTCGTGCTGGACGAGCCCACCAACCACCTCGACCTGGAGGCCATCGACTGGCTGGCCCGGCACCTGCGGTCCCGCCGCGGCGCGCTGCTGGTCGTCACCCACGACCGCTGGTTCCTGGACGAGGTCACCGACCGCACCTGGGAGGTCGTCGACGGCCGGGTCGAGCGCTACGAGGGCGGCTACTCGGCGTACGTCCTGGCCAAGGCCGAGCGCGACCGCATCGCCGCCGCCACCGAGGCCAAGCGGCAGAACCTGCTGCGCAAGGAGCTGGCGTGGCTGCGCCGCGGCCCGCAGGCGCGCACGTCCAAGCCCAAGTTCCGGCTGGACGCCGCGCAGGCGCTGATCGCCGACGAGCCGCCGCCGCGCGACGCGGTCGAGCTGACCAGGTTCGCCACCGCGCGGCTGGGCAAGACCGTCTTCGACATCGAGGACGCCACCGTCGAGGTCGCCGGCACCGCCCTCTTCGAGCACCTGACGTGGCGGCTCGGCCCCGGCGACCGGATCGGGCTGGTCGGCGTCAACGGCAGCGGCAAGAGCACCCTGCTGCGGCTGCTGGACGGCGCCGTGACCGCGTCCGCGGGACGCGTGGTGCGCGGCCGTACCGTCCAGCTCGCCCACCTCTCGCAGAACCTGGAGGAGCTCGACCCCGCCCGCCGGGTCCTGGAGTCGGTCGAGGAGATCAAGCACCGCATCACCGTCGGCAAGCGCGAGTGGACCGCGAGCCAGCTGCTGGAGCGGCTCGGCTTCCGCGGCGACCGGCAGTGGACCCCGATCGGCGACCTGTCCGGTGGCGAGCGGCGCCGGCTCCAGCTGCTGCGGCTGCTGATGGGCGAGCCCAACGTGCTCCTGCTGGACGAGCCGACCAACGATCTCGACATCGAGACCCTCACCGAGGTCGAGGACCTCCTCGACGGCTGGCCGGGCACCCTCGTGGTCGTCAGCCACGACCGCTACTTCCTCGAACGGGTCACCGACCACGTGGTCGCCCTGCTGGGCGACGGCCGGGTGTCGATGCTGCCCGGCGGGGTCGAGGAGTACCTGCGGCGCCGCGCCGAAGGCACCGCCCCGACCCGTAACATCGCCGTCGCGGGCACGCCCGCGCCCGCCGCCGCGTCCGGCGGCGCCGCGCCCAAGCCGGCCGGCAAGGGGGGCGGGCAGGACTGGAAGGCGCGCAAGGAGCTGGACCGGCTGGAACGGCGCCTCGACAAGCTGGCGAAGCAGGAGGCCGAGCTGCACGAGCGGCTGGCCGAGCACGCCGCCGACTACGAGCGGCTCCAGGAGCTGGACGGCCGCCTCAAGGAGATCCAGGCCGAGGCCGCCCGGGTCGAGGAGGAGTGGCTGATGCTCGCCGAGGACGTCGGCTGACCCGCGCCCGGCGCGCGGACGCGAGTCCCCCCGGTCAGGGGTGGTCGGGGCTGTCGAACGGGATCAGCAGCGTCCGCAGCAGGCCGGCCAGGGTCTCGCGTTCGGCCGGGGCCAGGCTGTCGAGGATCGCGTGCTCGCGGTCGAGCAGGTCGGCGAACGCCGCGTCCACCCGGGTCATCCCCGCCTCGGTGAGCCGTACCTGGACGCCCCGCTTGTCCTGCGGGTCGGGATGGCGTTCCACCAGCCCGGCCGCGGCCAGCCGGTCGATCCGGTTGGTCATGGTGCCGGAGGTCACCAGCGTCGCGCGCAGCAGCAGCCCCGGGCTGAGCTGGTAGGGCGCCCCGGACCGGCGCAGCGCGGTGAGCACGTCGAACTCCCAGCCCTCCAGCTCGTGGTCGACGAACACGGCGCGCCGGGCCCGGTCCAGATGCCGGGCCAGCCGCGACACCCGGCTGAGGACCTGCAGCGGTTGGACGTCGAGATCCGGACGCTCCTTGTTCCAGGCCACGACCAGCCGGTCCACCTCGTCCTGCATGCCGGACAGCCTACCTGTCTCGATATCGAGACGACTGTGTTGACATCAAGATTACGGGCGGGGCATCCTGTCTCTTGATGTCGAGACAAGCCGAGGCGGACCGGCCCGCCGCAGTCTGGGACCCCGAGCAGTACGGGGTCTTCGGCGACGAGCGCGCCCGGCCCTTCGCCGAACTGCTGGCCCGCGTCGATCCGGCCGCGCCGCGCCGCGTCGCCGACCTGGGCTGCGGCACCGGCGAGCTGACCGCGGCCCTGGCCCGGCGCTGGCCGGACGCGGTCATCGAGGCGTTCGACAGCTCCCCGGAGATGATCGAGAAGGCCCGGGCCCGGGCGATCCCCGGCCGCCTGGACTTCACGGTCGGCGACGTGCGCACCTGGCGGCCCGCCGAGCCGGTCGACCTGATCGTCTCCAACGCCGTCCTGCAGTGGGTCCCCGAGCACGTCGACCTCCTGCCGCGCTGGATCGGCGAACTGGCGCCCGGCGGCCGGCTGGCCTTCCAGGTCCCCGGCAACTTCGACGCCCCCAGCCACACCCTGCTGCGCGAGCTGTGCGACACGCCGCGCTGGCGCGGCCGCGTGGGCGCCCCGCCGCGGGCGCGCCCCGTCCTGGACCCGGTGGGCTACCTCGACCTGCTGACCCGGCACGGCTACGAGGCCGACGCGTGGGAGACCACCTACGCGCAGGTCCTCCACGGCGAGGACGCCGTCCTCGAATGGCTCAAGGGCACCACCCTGCGCCCCGTCCTGACCGCCCTCGGCCCCGCCGAGACCTCCGAATTCCTGTCCGACTACGGCGCCCTGCTGCGCGCGGCCTACCCGCCCGCGCCGTACGGCACCGTCTTCCCGTTCCGGCGCGTGTTCGTGATCGCGGGCCGTGCCGGACCGTGAACTGCCGCCCGCCGTGTGAGGGAAGCGACTCGTTCCCCTGCGGTGTGCCAGCTCGCACGGTGGGCGGCATCCCAGGCCGCGCACCCGGGCGTACGGCGATCTCCCGATCGCGCGCCCGCCAAGAACCCGCCTTCGCGACCCGGGGGCCGGGACAACCGGTAACACGGTGACCCCGCCGGTGGCCGGCCGGACGAACTCCGGACGGCCACCGGTCTCCCGTTTCCGGGCATGGCACACCGGTCACCGGTCATGGGGTTGGCGGGGAATCGGGGTGGGCGCGTTCAGCGTGCCGGGCGGGCGGACGCCTCGGGAACGGTGGCGCCGGTCTCCTCGGTGATCTCCCCGGCGGTCTCGCCGCCGGTCTCCGCCTCGCCGGTCTCCGCCGCGCCGGTCTCCACGGCGCCGGTCTCCGCCGCGCCGGTCTCCACGGCGCCGGACGGGTCGACACCGGCGAGCGTGGCCGAGGTGGCTCCGACGGTCTCGGCCTCTTCGCCGCTCACTGTCTCTTCGCCGCTCACTGTCTCTTCGGCGTTCTCGGTCTCGGAGACGTTCCGGGCGTCGTCCTCCTCCTCGGCCCGGCCCTTCTTGCGCTGCGCCTTCTCGGCCTTGGCCGCGGCCTTCTCCTCGGCCTTCTCCGCCTTCGCCGCGGCCTTCTCCGCGCGCCTCTCCAGCCGCTCCAGCTCCTTGCGGCGGCGCCGGGGGTCCAGGGTCGGGCGCGGCTCCAGGCCCGACAGCCCGTTCCACGCGAGGTTGACCAGGTGCGCGGCCACCTCCTCGCGCTTGGGCCGGCGGGCGTCCAGCCACCACTGGCCGGTGAGCGCGACCATGCCGACCAGCATCTGCGCGTACATCGGCGCGTACTTGCCGTCGTAGTCGTGCCGGTCCAGCTCCTGGGCCATCACGTACTCGACCTCGCCGGCGATCTCGCTGAGCAGGCTGGCGAAACTGCCGGTGCCGGTGCCGCCGTGCGAGTCGCGGACCAGGATGCGGAAGCCGTCGGGATTGGTCTCGATGTACTCCAGCAGCGACAGGGCCGCCCGCTCGAGCTTGCTCCGGTAGTGGATCGCGGAGTTGAGCGCCTCGGTCACCAGGGCGAGCAGCCGCTCGAACTCCCGGTCGACCACCACCGCGTACAGCCCCTCCTTGCCGCCGAAGTGCTCGTACACCACGGGCTTGGAGACACCCGCCGCGGCTGCGATCTCCTCGACCGACGTGCCGTCCAGCCCGCGTTCGGCGAACAGGGTCCGGCCGATGGTGAGGAGCTGCTCGCGTCGTTCCTTGCCGGTCATTCGCTTCCTGCGCGACCGGGGGGCAGGTTCTGTCACGGAATCAATTGTGACGGTCACTCGGGACGGTTCGCGCGCCTCGCGTCCAGGCGGGCCTGGTCGGGCCAGCGGACGTCGTGCGCCCAGCCCGCCTTCTCGAAGGCCCAGATGACCCGGGCGCTGATGTCGACCTGGCCCTTCAGCACGCCGTGCCGGGCGCAGGTCGGGTCGGAGTGGTGCAGGTTGTGCCAGGACTCGCCGAGCGAGGGAATGGCCAGCCACCAGACGTTGCGGGACTTGTCACGGACCTCGAAGTGCTCCTTGCCGAAGGTGTGGCAGATGGAGTTGATCGACCAGGTCACGTGGTGCACCAGGGTCAGCCGGACGAGGCCGGCCCAGAAGAACGCGGTCAGCGCGCCCTGCCAGGACATCGTCAGCAGGCCGCCCAGCCCGGCCGGCAGCAGCAGCGTCACCGCGACCAGAGCGGGGAAGGCGCGGTGGACGCGGACGATGTCGCGGTCGTTCAGCAGGTCCTTGGCGAACCGCTCCTTGGAGGTGCGGTTGCCGTCGAACAGCCAGCCGTAGTGCGCCCAGCCCAGCCCCTTGGCGAGGGCCTTCCAGTCGTTGCCGAAACGCCACGGCGAGTGCGGGTCGAACTCCTTGTCGGAGTGCTTGTGGTGCCGCCGGTGGTCGGCCACCCAGGTGATGACCGGTCCCTCCATGGCCAGGCTCCCGGCCACCGCCAGCGCGATCTTCAGCCCGCGCCGGGCCTTGAACGAGCCGTGCGTGAAGTACCGGTGGTACCCCACGGTGATCCCGCCGGCCGAGACGAAGTAGAAGACCGCCATCAGCGCCACGTCGGTCCAGCCGAGGAAGCGTCCCCAGGCCAGCGGGACGGCGGCGAGGAGCGCGAGGAACGGAACGCCGGTGAAGACCCCGACGAGGATCCGCTCGGCCCGTCCCGACCGTTCCGGCTCGATCTCGGGACGGCGTTGCGGGCGGGGGGGATCGAGGACGGGAGGTGCAGCCATCGGGTCACCACTTCCTGTGCGTGTCATGGGTCGCCTTACCTACGCCAACGTAACCTACGCTCCCGTAGGTTGGAC
This region includes:
- a CDS encoding ABC-F family ATP-binding cassette domain-containing protein produces the protein MNLINVENVTKAYGPKPLLDAVSLGLDEGDRVGVVGRNGGGKSTLVEILARAAEPDEGRVTHARGLRLGYLTQRDAFTDGATVRDVVLGDRPEHEWAGDLRVREILGGLLDFLDRPAGPGGPPRPALDTPLAGMSGGERRRVALARLLVPETDLVVLDEPTNHLDLEAIDWLARHLRSRRGALLVVTHDRWFLDEVTDRTWEVVDGRVERYEGGYSAYVLAKAERDRIAAATEAKRQNLLRKELAWLRRGPQARTSKPKFRLDAAQALIADEPPPRDAVELTRFATARLGKTVFDIEDATVEVAGTALFEHLTWRLGPGDRIGLVGVNGSGKSTLLRLLDGAVTASAGRVVRGRTVQLAHLSQNLEELDPARRVLESVEEIKHRITVGKREWTASQLLERLGFRGDRQWTPIGDLSGGERRRLQLLRLLMGEPNVLLLDEPTNDLDIETLTEVEDLLDGWPGTLVVVSHDRYFLERVTDHVVALLGDGRVSMLPGGVEEYLRRRAEGTAPTRNIAVAGTPAPAAASGGAAPKPAGKGGGQDWKARKELDRLERRLDKLAKQEAELHERLAEHAADYERLQELDGRLKEIQAEAARVEEEWLMLAEDVG
- a CDS encoding MarR family winged helix-turn-helix transcriptional regulator → MQDEVDRLVVAWNKERPDLDVQPLQVLSRVSRLARHLDRARRAVFVDHELEGWEFDVLTALRRSGAPYQLSPGLLLRATLVTSGTMTNRIDRLAAAGLVERHPDPQDKRGVQVRLTEAGMTRVDAAFADLLDREHAILDSLAPAERETLAGLLRTLLIPFDSPDHP
- a CDS encoding trans-aconitate 2-methyltransferase; protein product: MSRQAEADRPAAVWDPEQYGVFGDERARPFAELLARVDPAAPRRVADLGCGTGELTAALARRWPDAVIEAFDSSPEMIEKARARAIPGRLDFTVGDVRTWRPAEPVDLIVSNAVLQWVPEHVDLLPRWIGELAPGGRLAFQVPGNFDAPSHTLLRELCDTPRWRGRVGAPPRARPVLDPVGYLDLLTRHGYEADAWETTYAQVLHGEDAVLEWLKGTTLRPVLTALGPAETSEFLSDYGALLRAAYPPAPYGTVFPFRRVFVIAGRAGP
- a CDS encoding TetR/AcrR family transcriptional regulator; translation: MTGKERREQLLTIGRTLFAERGLDGTSVEEIAAAAGVSKPVVYEHFGGKEGLYAVVVDREFERLLALVTEALNSAIHYRSKLERAALSLLEYIETNPDGFRILVRDSHGGTGTGSFASLLSEIAGEVEYVMAQELDRHDYDGKYAPMYAQMLVGMVALTGQWWLDARRPKREEVAAHLVNLAWNGLSGLEPRPTLDPRRRRKELERLERRAEKAAAKAEKAEEKAAAKAEKAQRKKGRAEEEDDARNVSETENAEETVSGEETVSGEEAETVGATSATLAGVDPSGAVETGAAETGAVETGAAETGEAETGGETAGEITEETGATVPEASARPAR
- a CDS encoding acyl-CoA desaturase codes for the protein MAAPPVLDPPRPQRRPEIEPERSGRAERILVGVFTGVPFLALLAAVPLAWGRFLGWTDVALMAVFYFVSAGGITVGYHRYFTHGSFKARRGLKIALAVAGSLAMEGPVITWVADHRRHHKHSDKEFDPHSPWRFGNDWKALAKGLGWAHYGWLFDGNRTSKERFAKDLLNDRDIVRVHRAFPALVAVTLLLPAGLGGLLTMSWQGALTAFFWAGLVRLTLVHHVTWSINSICHTFGKEHFEVRDKSRNVWWLAIPSLGESWHNLHHSDPTCARHGVLKGQVDISARVIWAFEKAGWAHDVRWPDQARLDARRANRPE